A region from the Desulfomarina profundi genome encodes:
- a CDS encoding transposase, translating to MARYKPYSYAQGKFIPIHFANQILPGTFEYTLNYLIDHELDLSIFNDRYHNDDSGAPAYDPKILLKIILFAYSRGIVSSRKIERACRENVIFMALSADSRPHFTTIADFISSMDKEIVSLFLEVLLVCDEQKLIGREMFAIDGCKMPSNASVTWSGTRADFQKKVTKMETAIANMVNHHHMNDQEKSDENIKEKKEKYVKSLRKNIKKVRKWLDNNDDRRGKGKRPVKSNITDNESAKMKTSKGVIQGYNGVTAVDSKTQVIVAAEAYGQGSEQDLLEPMIDKISENLQETGKDNDVFKDAKLLADSGYHANKNMEMLAEKEIDAYVADNQFRKRDPRFKDYGRYKDRTRKERAKREGRKNLFVPADFTFPEDLSYCICPAGKRLYRSGGNIFTKGHHSVRFQAPQSACVPCKLRSKCLRYPDRTKTRQVAYFTGRMDKKKKTSCAEKMKRKIDSAAGRAIYSMRLAIGEPPFAHIRSTIGLNRFTLRSKKKVNIQWNLFCIIHNLKKVHAYGMGFV from the coding sequence ATGGCACGGTATAAACCTTATTCCTATGCTCAGGGCAAGTTCATTCCCATCCATTTTGCAAATCAGATCCTTCCCGGCACATTTGAATATACGCTGAATTATCTCATTGATCATGAACTTGATCTTTCCATCTTTAATGATCGCTATCACAATGATGATTCCGGTGCCCCGGCCTATGATCCGAAGATTCTGCTTAAAATCATTCTCTTTGCCTATTCCAGAGGGATTGTGAGCAGCCGTAAAATAGAGAGAGCCTGTCGTGAGAATGTAATCTTTATGGCACTGTCTGCCGACAGTCGTCCCCATTTCACCACAATTGCAGATTTTATTTCCAGCATGGACAAGGAAATAGTCTCACTGTTTCTTGAAGTACTTCTGGTTTGCGATGAACAGAAATTGATCGGCAGAGAGATGTTTGCCATTGACGGCTGCAAAATGCCCAGCAACGCCTCTGTTACCTGGAGCGGAACCAGGGCTGATTTTCAGAAAAAAGTAACGAAGATGGAAACAGCTATAGCAAATATGGTCAACCACCATCATATGAATGACCAGGAAAAGAGTGATGAAAATATCAAAGAGAAAAAAGAAAAATATGTAAAATCCCTGCGTAAAAATATAAAGAAGGTACGGAAATGGCTGGATAATAATGATGATCGGAGAGGAAAAGGCAAAAGACCTGTCAAATCCAATATTACCGACAATGAATCCGCCAAGATGAAGACCTCAAAAGGTGTTATCCAGGGCTATAACGGTGTTACCGCCGTGGACAGTAAAACCCAGGTGATAGTAGCCGCCGAAGCCTATGGTCAAGGCAGTGAGCAGGACCTGCTGGAACCGATGATAGACAAAATCAGCGAAAATTTACAGGAAACCGGAAAAGACAACGATGTCTTTAAAGATGCAAAACTCCTGGCAGACAGCGGATACCATGCAAATAAAAATATGGAGATGCTGGCAGAAAAAGAGATAGACGCGTATGTAGCCGATAACCAGTTCAGAAAACGGGATCCCAGGTTCAAAGATTACGGCAGATATAAGGATCGAACAAGAAAAGAACGGGCCAAACGAGAAGGCAGAAAGAACCTCTTTGTACCTGCTGATTTTACCTTTCCCGAAGATCTGAGTTACTGTATCTGTCCTGCCGGGAAACGGCTCTATAGAAGTGGTGGGAATATCTTTACCAAAGGCCATCATTCTGTCCGGTTCCAGGCACCCCAATCCGCCTGTGTTCCCTGCAAACTGAGGTCAAAATGTCTTCGCTATCCTGATCGCACCAAAACACGTCAGGTTGCCTATTTTACTGGGCGCATGGATAAAAAGAAGAAAACCAGTTGTGCAGAAAAGATGAAGCGAAAAATAGATTCAGCCGCTGGCAGGGCCATCTATTCCATGCGATTGGCAATAGGAGAACCACCTTTTGCCCATATCAGATCAACAATCGGTCTGAACAGGTTCACCCTGAGATCGAAAAAGAAGGTGAATATCCAGTGGAACCTTTTCTGCATTATCCATAACCTTAAAAAGGTGCATGCATATGGAATGGGTTTTGTGTAG
- a CDS encoding amidohydrolase, whose protein sequence is MKNIMLLTASIILGISGHANANKATANAEPQKLQQTVYYGGDIITMEGKSPQYVEAVVQREGKIVFTGSKAAALEQFKGKAEEVNLKGKTMLPAFLDGHSHMYNVGFTAMAANILPPPDGPGNNFDSIVKTLKEYKETSDGKYTLEKLGWIIGNGYDDSQLAEKDHPTANVLDKVSKEIPVLIIHQSGHLASINTKGLELIGYNTQTKDPKGGAIRRDKSGKPTGVLEEAAFFKVLLPILGKVDDEMSSKMIEKGQEEYAKNGYLTAMSGRTTKEQLTALKIAAKNNEFYLDVVSYPDITLGTDFIDGNDYSPSHEYKNRFRIGGVKLTLDGSPQGKTAWLTQPYLVPPSGQKKGYKGYPIMDDDKAIEYAKTAFKHHWQLHCHTNGDAAIDQYIKAVDAAEKEFGYPDHRTVLIHGQTLRKDQIPDLVRLKIYPSLFPMHTFYWGDWHVESVLGEPRASYISPTRDVIDAGLTITTHHDAPVTFPNSMRVLDAAVNRVTRSGKILGPKQRLTAYEALKTFTEWAAFQYFEENSKGTITKGKLADFVILDKNPLKIEPMKIHDIKIIESIKEGKTVYPKAQ, encoded by the coding sequence ATGAAAAACATTATGTTACTTACAGCATCAATCATATTGGGTATTTCAGGTCATGCCAATGCAAATAAAGCAACTGCAAATGCTGAGCCACAGAAGCTGCAACAAACTGTTTATTATGGTGGTGACATCATCACGATGGAAGGTAAATCGCCACAATATGTTGAAGCAGTTGTCCAAAGAGAGGGCAAAATTGTATTTACCGGAAGCAAAGCTGCAGCTTTAGAGCAGTTTAAAGGAAAAGCAGAAGAGGTGAACCTTAAAGGCAAGACGATGCTTCCAGCATTTCTGGATGGACACAGCCATATGTATAACGTTGGTTTCACTGCAATGGCGGCAAACATTCTTCCACCGCCAGATGGACCAGGGAATAATTTCGACAGTATAGTAAAGACCCTGAAGGAGTACAAAGAGACATCCGATGGAAAATATACACTAGAGAAGCTGGGATGGATCATCGGAAACGGATATGACGATTCACAACTGGCGGAAAAAGACCATCCAACCGCTAATGTGTTAGACAAGGTCAGTAAAGAGATACCTGTGCTGATTATACATCAATCAGGCCATTTGGCTTCCATTAACACAAAAGGGCTGGAATTGATTGGATATAACACCCAAACAAAAGACCCCAAAGGCGGTGCCATACGCAGGGATAAAAGCGGGAAGCCGACCGGTGTTTTAGAGGAAGCAGCATTCTTTAAAGTACTGCTTCCAATACTGGGCAAAGTGGATGATGAAATGTCATCAAAAATGATTGAAAAAGGGCAGGAAGAATATGCCAAAAACGGATACTTAACTGCAATGTCTGGAAGGACAACCAAAGAACAACTGACCGCTTTAAAAATTGCGGCAAAGAATAACGAGTTTTATCTTGATGTGGTTTCTTATCCCGATATCACACTCGGAACAGATTTTATCGACGGTAACGACTACAGTCCTTCACACGAATATAAAAACAGATTCAGGATCGGTGGGGTAAAACTGACGCTGGATGGTTCTCCACAGGGTAAAACAGCCTGGCTGACTCAACCTTATTTAGTGCCTCCTAGTGGTCAGAAAAAAGGCTATAAAGGGTATCCGATCATGGATGACGACAAAGCAATCGAATATGCAAAAACGGCTTTTAAGCATCATTGGCAACTACATTGTCACACCAACGGAGATGCCGCGATAGACCAATACATTAAAGCGGTGGATGCAGCCGAAAAAGAGTTCGGTTACCCCGACCACAGAACCGTTCTTATACATGGACAAACTTTGAGAAAAGACCAGATACCCGACCTGGTTCGTTTGAAAATATATCCATCCCTTTTCCCAATGCATACGTTTTATTGGGGAGATTGGCATGTGGAATCCGTATTGGGAGAACCCCGAGCAAGCTACATTTCGCCGACAAGAGATGTTATAGATGCAGGATTGACCATCACTACCCATCATGATGCACCAGTGACATTTCCAAACTCTATGAGAGTACTGGATGCTGCCGTAAATAGAGTTACCCGTAGTGGAAAGATATTAGGTCCAAAACAAAGACTCACGGCTTATGAAGCGTTAAAAACCTTTACGGAATGGGCAGCATTTCAATACTTTGAAGAAAATTCAAAAGGGACAATCACCAAAGGGAAACTGGCAGATTTTGTGATTCTGGACAAAAACCCTCTTAAAATAGAGCCAATGAAAATACATGACATTAAGATCATTGAATCTATTAAAGAAGGAAAAACAGTCTATCCAAAGGCTCAATAA
- a CDS encoding HNH endonuclease has product MSTWRDDIIKALETIGGVAPLSEIYAAVKKIRPEPHPQSIKAIIRGTIEDSSSDSEKFKGNDIFFSAKGLGNGVWGLRSLINSTPKPTDIELPEGNDSPEKMKQETYRILRDTNLARQIKLLHKNKCQLCGEYIEINNEQSYSEAHHIMPLGKPHNGPDVAGNIIVLCPNHHVMLDYGVIELNANKIKTVPGHIIEDKYVEYHNHKIWQKAANK; this is encoded by the coding sequence GTGAGTACATGGCGTGACGACATAATTAAAGCACTTGAAACAATTGGTGGCGTTGCTCCTTTGTCTGAAATTTATGCAGCTGTGAAAAAGATTCGACCGGAACCGCATCCACAGAGTATAAAAGCAATTATTCGAGGTACCATTGAAGATTCTTCTTCTGATTCAGAGAAATTCAAAGGTAATGATATTTTCTTTTCAGCAAAAGGCCTTGGAAATGGAGTCTGGGGGTTGCGCTCACTTATTAATAGCACCCCAAAGCCAACGGATATCGAATTACCCGAAGGTAATGATTCGCCAGAAAAAATGAAACAAGAAACATATCGTATTCTTCGAGACACAAATTTGGCTCGTCAAATAAAATTATTGCACAAGAATAAATGCCAACTATGTGGTGAATATATTGAAATAAATAATGAACAAAGCTATTCAGAAGCACATCATATTATGCCTTTAGGTAAACCACACAATGGGCCTGATGTTGCTGGGAATATAATCGTTCTATGCCCAAACCACCATGTTATGCTCGACTACGGGGTTATTGAATTAAATGCTAATAAAATAAAAACAGTTCCAGGGCATATTATTGAGGATAAGTATGTTGAATATCACAATCATAAAATCTGGCAAAAAGCCGCTAACAAATAG
- the istB gene encoding IS21-like element helper ATPase IstB, producing MSSTDNRIILDASLKKLYLSTIRACYQEEADLARKESLSYESYLQELVVRECEERRHKRITRYLRESRLPLEKNLASFEMDRLPAKLSGFVNSLLEGSFLDRCENILAFGNPGSGKTHLLCAIAQELINKDRRVFFSPCSLLVQNLLVAKKELVLPRFLKKLAKYDAILIDDIGYVQQSREEMEVLFTLLAYCYERNSIMLTSNLPFSQWEKIFKDPMTTAAAIDRLVHHSVILELNLDSYRLEKAKQSLEEN from the coding sequence ATGAGTTCAACCGATAATCGAATTATCCTGGATGCGTCTCTTAAAAAGCTTTATCTGTCAACTATCCGAGCCTGTTACCAGGAGGAGGCGGATTTGGCGAGAAAGGAATCACTAAGCTATGAATCATACCTTCAGGAACTGGTTGTGCGGGAGTGTGAAGAAAGACGCCATAAACGCATTACCAGATATTTGCGAGAATCCAGACTGCCCCTGGAAAAAAACTTAGCTTCGTTTGAAATGGATCGGCTTCCGGCCAAACTGAGCGGCTTTGTCAATAGTTTGCTGGAAGGTTCTTTTCTTGACAGGTGTGAAAACATACTAGCTTTTGGAAACCCAGGTAGTGGAAAAACCCATCTGCTCTGTGCCATTGCCCAGGAACTGATTAACAAGGATAGGCGTGTTTTCTTTTCTCCGTGCAGTCTGCTGGTGCAAAATCTGCTGGTGGCCAAAAAGGAGCTTGTTCTTCCAAGATTTCTGAAAAAACTTGCCAAGTATGATGCCATACTGATCGACGATATCGGCTATGTCCAGCAAAGCCGAGAAGAAATGGAAGTGCTCTTTACCCTTCTTGCGTATTGTTATGAACGGAACAGTATCATGCTAACCAGCAATTTACCATTTTCACAGTGGGAGAAGATATTTAAAGATCCAATGACTACGGCTGCAGCGATAGACCGGCTTGTGCATCATAGCGTAATACTGGAACTTAATCTTGATAGCTACAGACTGGAAAAAGCAAAACAAAGCCTTGAGGAAAATTAA
- the iorA gene encoding indolepyruvate ferredoxin oxidoreductase subunit alpha: protein MKKILTGNEAVALGAYESDVRVASAYPGTPSTEILQNLAKYEGVYSEWAPNEKVAMEVAIGASMTGVRVLTTMKHVGLNVAADPLMTLAYTGIKGGFVVACADDPGMHSSQNEQDNRFYAKFAQIPMLEPSDSQEAREMVKEAFELSETFDTPAMVRLTTRISHSKGVVSTPDPSLRNSTTPKGFERDLKKFVMLPGHAKLRQPRLLDRVEKLQAISETTSFNRIEYNERKIGIITSGISYQYVKETMPSASILKLGMTFPLPVGKIRSFADEVTTLIVVEELEPYLEEQVRMLGLDVKGKEFFPTTDELSTDRVATGFARAGVLETAVPPVTPPPPEANMPRPPLMCAGCSHRGVFYAIKKLKGIVHGDIGCYTLGVLPPLQAIETCVCMGASISMAHGTAKAMEKDIKGDKRPVFAVIGDSTFFHTGINSLTNVVYNNSNVKVIILDNRITAMTGAQQNPGTGKTLQEEQTTAIDMEKLVTALGVKRVRIIDPYDLEETLAAMKEEASLDGPSVLITKRPCIQIMRGAPEKIFEVNGKNCIGCGMCQKLGCPAISLGDEITGGRKNGKTALKQSVIDPTLCTGCSLCEQVCKPGAIQEK, encoded by the coding sequence ATGAAAAAAATATTAACGGGTAACGAGGCTGTAGCCCTGGGAGCCTACGAAAGTGATGTACGCGTTGCCAGTGCCTATCCGGGTACACCCTCCACCGAAATTCTCCAGAATCTGGCAAAATACGAGGGGGTTTATTCGGAATGGGCTCCCAACGAAAAGGTGGCAATGGAGGTGGCAATCGGCGCATCCATGACAGGAGTACGGGTTCTCACTACCATGAAACATGTGGGACTGAACGTGGCGGCCGACCCGTTAATGACTCTGGCCTATACGGGAATTAAGGGCGGATTCGTGGTGGCCTGCGCCGACGACCCCGGTATGCACAGTTCTCAGAATGAGCAGGACAACAGGTTCTACGCAAAGTTTGCCCAAATCCCTATGCTCGAGCCCAGCGACAGCCAGGAAGCACGCGAGATGGTTAAAGAAGCCTTTGAACTCTCGGAAACATTTGACACTCCGGCAATGGTAAGACTGACGACACGGATATCCCATTCTAAAGGCGTTGTTTCCACCCCCGATCCGTCCCTGAGAAATTCCACAACCCCCAAAGGTTTTGAAAGGGATCTGAAAAAATTCGTCATGCTGCCCGGCCATGCCAAACTGCGCCAGCCTCGACTTCTTGACCGGGTGGAAAAACTGCAGGCGATTTCCGAAACAACCAGCTTCAACCGAATCGAATATAACGAAAGAAAAATCGGTATAATCACCTCGGGCATTTCCTATCAGTATGTGAAAGAAACCATGCCCAGCGCCTCCATTTTGAAACTCGGCATGACCTTTCCCCTGCCTGTGGGAAAAATCAGATCCTTCGCAGACGAAGTCACGACCCTGATTGTGGTGGAAGAACTTGAGCCCTACCTGGAAGAGCAGGTCCGTATGCTTGGTCTGGATGTTAAGGGAAAGGAATTTTTTCCCACAACAGATGAGCTGTCAACGGACAGGGTTGCCACGGGTTTTGCCAGGGCGGGTGTCCTTGAAACAGCGGTTCCGCCAGTAACGCCACCACCCCCCGAGGCCAATATGCCCCGTCCTCCACTGATGTGCGCAGGATGCAGCCACAGGGGGGTATTTTACGCCATAAAAAAATTGAAAGGTATTGTCCACGGAGATATCGGCTGCTACACCCTGGGCGTTCTGCCGCCTCTGCAGGCCATTGAAACCTGCGTCTGCATGGGAGCCTCCATCAGCATGGCCCACGGCACAGCCAAGGCCATGGAAAAAGATATCAAAGGGGATAAACGTCCTGTCTTTGCCGTAATCGGCGATTCCACCTTTTTTCATACGGGCATCAACAGCCTGACCAATGTGGTGTACAATAACAGTAACGTTAAAGTGATTATCCTGGATAACAGGATAACGGCGATGACCGGAGCCCAGCAGAACCCGGGAACAGGCAAGACCCTGCAGGAAGAGCAGACCACCGCCATTGATATGGAAAAACTTGTCACAGCTCTCGGGGTAAAACGAGTGAGAATCATCGATCCCTACGACCTTGAAGAAACCCTGGCGGCCATGAAGGAAGAGGCTTCACTGGATGGACCATCCGTATTGATAACCAAAAGACCCTGTATCCAGATCATGCGGGGTGCACCGGAAAAAATCTTTGAAGTAAACGGGAAAAACTGTATCGGTTGCGGGATGTGCCAGAAACTCGGCTGCCCCGCCATCTCCCTCGGGGATGAAATCACAGGAGGCAGGAAAAACGGGAAAACGGCCCTGAAACAATCCGTCATTGACCCCACCCTCTGCACCGGCTGCTCACTCTGTGAACAGGTCTGCAAACCAGGCGCAATACAGGAAAAATAA
- a CDS encoding indolepyruvate oxidoreductase subunit beta, whose protein sequence is MNSSTAQIKNILIVGCGGQGVILASEILSYVAVSCGLDAKKSEIHGMSQRGGVVTSHVRYGRKIASPTIMEGSADILLSFELAETLRWISYLKPEGKVISSRQQIVPPIVSTGLAAYPENIEQILRERTDKPIITDALPQAMELGNPKLVNTLLLGMASNFLDLPVEQWKMVIENSVPPRFKELNLTAFDAGRSLQ, encoded by the coding sequence ATGAATTCCAGCACTGCACAAATCAAAAATATCCTCATCGTCGGTTGTGGAGGACAGGGAGTCATCCTGGCAAGTGAAATCCTCTCTTATGTCGCGGTCAGTTGTGGTCTTGACGCTAAAAAAAGTGAAATTCACGGCATGTCCCAGCGTGGTGGAGTGGTCACCAGCCATGTCAGATACGGCAGGAAAATTGCTTCGCCAACCATCATGGAGGGCAGTGCCGATATCCTGCTCTCTTTTGAACTTGCAGAAACCCTGCGATGGATTTCCTACCTCAAGCCGGAGGGAAAAGTGATTTCCAGCAGGCAGCAGATCGTACCACCGATTGTTTCCACTGGTCTTGCCGCCTATCCTGAGAATATTGAACAAATCCTCAGGGAAAGAACCGATAAACCGATCATCACTGATGCCCTGCCGCAGGCCATGGAACTCGGCAATCCAAAACTGGTCAACACCCTGCTCCTTGGAATGGCCTCAAATTTCCTTGACCTTCCGGTTGAACAATGGAAGATGGTAATAGAAAACAGTGTTCCGCCCAGGTTCAAGGAATTGAACCTGACGGCCTTTGATGCGGGGCGAAGCCTGCAATGA
- a CDS encoding pyridoxal phosphate-dependent aminotransferase translates to MTIANHIKEALAGSSLIRQMFEKGAELKKIHGPDKVFDLSLGNPNLEPPPEFLQALVTAAGSTEPEIHGYMPNTGYASTRKAVADFVAEQHGIKNMPPDNIIMTCGAAGALNVTFKTLLNPGDEVIVPTPYFVEYGFYAANSNGRLITVKTNPDFTLNLSAVEEAIGEKTKILLINSPNNPTGQIYSGKSLDALGELLRKKSRELGHTIYLVSDEPYRRIVYEGVTVPSIFAGYAESIVITSFSKDLSIPGERIGYISVSPELSEHQEVLTGMALTNRTLGFVNAPALMQRALPAAIHARVNIEEYARKRKLLCDGLAAAGYEFITPPGAFYLFPKCPGGNDTLFVEALQEEKIIVVPGRAFNCPGFFRIAFCVDDRTITGSMPGFRAALERF, encoded by the coding sequence ATGACGATTGCAAATCATATAAAGGAAGCTCTGGCCGGATCATCCCTGATACGGCAGATGTTTGAAAAAGGAGCGGAACTGAAAAAAATACACGGACCCGACAAGGTTTTTGACCTCAGCCTCGGCAACCCAAACCTGGAACCGCCACCGGAATTTCTGCAGGCTCTTGTTACCGCCGCCGGCTCAACTGAACCGGAAATCCACGGATATATGCCCAATACCGGATACGCTTCCACCCGCAAGGCTGTAGCAGACTTCGTCGCAGAACAACATGGCATTAAAAATATGCCGCCAGACAATATCATCATGACCTGTGGCGCTGCAGGAGCCTTGAACGTCACCTTTAAGACCCTGCTCAATCCCGGGGATGAGGTGATCGTCCCCACTCCCTATTTTGTTGAATATGGGTTTTATGCAGCTAACAGCAACGGGCGCCTCATCACCGTCAAAACCAATCCGGATTTTACCCTCAATCTTTCAGCCGTTGAGGAGGCAATCGGAGAAAAGACAAAAATACTCCTCATCAACTCTCCAAATAACCCCACAGGTCAGATCTATTCGGGAAAAAGTCTTGACGCACTGGGAGAGCTTCTCAGGAAAAAGAGCAGGGAACTGGGTCACACCATCTACCTTGTATCAGATGAGCCCTACCGGAGAATTGTTTATGAAGGCGTGACAGTGCCTTCTATTTTTGCTGGTTATGCGGAGTCCATCGTCATAACATCTTTTTCCAAAGACCTTTCTATTCCCGGTGAAAGAATCGGCTACATTTCAGTCAGCCCGGAGTTATCGGAACACCAGGAAGTATTGACCGGCATGGCCCTGACCAACAGAACCCTTGGCTTTGTCAATGCCCCTGCCCTGATGCAGCGAGCCTTGCCCGCCGCCATTCATGCCAGGGTAAATATTGAAGAGTATGCCCGGAAACGGAAACTTCTCTGCGACGGCCTGGCAGCAGCCGGATATGAGTTTATCACCCCACCGGGAGCCTTCTATCTCTTCCCCAAATGTCCGGGTGGCAATGACACGCTCTTTGTGGAAGCCCTGCAGGAAGAAAAAATAATAGTCGTACCCGGCAGGGCATTTAACTGCCCCGGATTTTTCCGAATCGCCTTCTGCGTAGATGACAGGACAATTACCGGCTCCATGCCCGGATTCCGGGCAGCTCTGGAACGGTTTTAA
- the istA gene encoding IS21 family transposase, with amino-acid sequence MVTDIQVRKLKKYLSQGKTLEVAAARAGMDEKTGRKYRDNGKLPSEISAERVREWRTRKDPFEGIWPEVLQFLETNEGLEAKTLFTHFQRIYPGSFGDGQLRTFQRRVKTWRCTEGPGREVYFPQVHVPARLSQSDFTDMSQLQISIGGQPFDHLIYHFVLTYSNWETGTICFSESFESLSEGLQKSLWKLGGVPEQHQTDRLSAAVNKPDNPEEFTRGYQGLLAHYKLQGRKINSSSPHENGDIEQRHHRFKKAVDQALMLRGNRDFTTRKEYELFLQKLFAQLNCNRQERFQEEQSMLRPLPSGKLDTCTRFEVRVGPSSTIRVKHKVYSVNSRLIKETVTVRLYAEYLEIWYGQKHIENIPRIRGGSKHYIQYRHIIDWLVRKPGAFENYRYRSDLFPTSRFRVAYDSLRKFRTVTGAAKEYLSILQLAAQDNETAVDDALRHLIDHEKNIDFAQVKTLLVSGKPVEPITNISVQTVALTGYDQLLQEGCR; translated from the coding sequence ATGGTCACAGATATTCAGGTGAGGAAATTGAAGAAATACTTAAGTCAAGGGAAGACGTTGGAAGTAGCAGCGGCTAGAGCCGGCATGGATGAGAAAACCGGTCGCAAGTATAGAGATAATGGCAAATTGCCAAGTGAGATCAGTGCGGAGCGAGTGAGGGAGTGGCGAACTCGTAAAGATCCTTTTGAAGGTATATGGCCAGAGGTTTTACAATTTCTGGAAACTAATGAAGGTTTGGAAGCCAAAACTCTTTTTACCCATTTTCAAAGGATTTATCCCGGTTCTTTTGGAGATGGCCAGCTCCGCACGTTTCAACGTCGAGTAAAAACCTGGCGTTGTACAGAAGGTCCAGGACGTGAAGTTTATTTTCCCCAGGTGCATGTGCCTGCACGGTTGAGTCAGTCTGATTTTACAGATATGTCCCAATTACAGATCAGTATTGGTGGTCAGCCTTTTGATCACCTGATCTACCATTTTGTGCTGACATATTCGAACTGGGAGACAGGAACGATCTGTTTTTCCGAGAGTTTCGAAAGCCTGAGCGAAGGATTACAGAAGAGTCTATGGAAACTTGGCGGAGTTCCAGAACAACATCAAACAGACAGGTTGTCAGCTGCGGTGAATAAACCGGATAACCCGGAAGAGTTTACCCGTGGCTACCAGGGGCTTTTGGCCCATTACAAATTGCAAGGCCGTAAAATCAATTCGTCAAGCCCCCACGAAAATGGTGACATTGAGCAGCGCCATCATCGTTTCAAGAAAGCCGTAGATCAGGCCCTGATGCTGCGAGGTAACCGGGATTTTACTACACGCAAGGAATATGAGTTATTTCTACAGAAGCTGTTTGCACAACTCAACTGCAACCGCCAGGAGCGCTTTCAAGAAGAACAGTCGATGTTGCGTCCACTGCCTTCGGGTAAGCTCGACACATGTACTCGTTTTGAAGTTCGAGTTGGTCCCAGCAGTACGATCAGAGTAAAGCACAAGGTTTACTCGGTGAATAGTCGACTTATCAAAGAAACAGTCACAGTGCGGCTGTATGCAGAGTATCTGGAGATCTGGTACGGTCAGAAACATATTGAGAATATCCCCAGAATACGAGGCGGTAGCAAACATTATATCCAGTACCGCCATATAATTGACTGGCTGGTTCGAAAACCCGGTGCATTTGAGAACTACAGATACCGCAGTGATCTTTTTCCTACGAGCAGGTTCCGGGTTGCCTATGACTCTCTGCGCAAATTTCGTACCGTTACGGGAGCAGCAAAAGAATACTTATCTATTTTACAGCTTGCTGCCCAAGATAATGAGACAGCTGTAGATGATGCCCTTCGTCATCTGATTGACCATGAAAAGAACATTGATTTTGCCCAGGTAAAAACACTGCTTGTCTCTGGTAAACCGGTTGAACCGATTACCAATATTTCTGTCCAGACTGTTGCCCTCACAGGCTATGATCAACTCTTACAGGAGGGTTGCAGATGA